The Streptomyces pactum genome contains a region encoding:
- a CDS encoding winged helix-turn-helix transcriptional regulator produces the protein MSSLLLLTNALQPSTEVLPALGLLLHNVRVAPAEGPALVDTPGADVILVDGRRDLPQVRSLCQLLRSTGLSCPLVLVVTEGGLAAVTADWGIDDVLLDTAGPAEVEARLRLAMGRQSIVGDDSPMEIRNGDLSVDEATYSAKLKGRVLDLTFKEFELLKYLAQHPGRVFTRAQLLQEVWGYDYFGGTRTVDVHVRRLRAKLGPEHESLIGTVRNVGYRFVTPEKPEKGERGTEDAKAKAAGKARPEARPEARADTAVGGRSTKV, from the coding sequence ATGAGTTCTCTGCTGCTCCTGACCAATGCCCTCCAGCCGTCGACGGAGGTGCTCCCCGCCCTCGGCCTGCTGCTGCACAACGTCCGTGTCGCGCCGGCGGAGGGCCCCGCCCTCGTCGACACCCCCGGCGCCGACGTCATCCTCGTCGACGGGCGCCGTGACCTCCCGCAGGTCCGCAGCCTGTGCCAGCTCCTGCGGTCCACCGGACTGAGCTGTCCGCTCGTCCTCGTCGTCACCGAGGGCGGCCTGGCCGCCGTCACCGCCGACTGGGGCATCGACGACGTACTGCTGGACACCGCCGGTCCGGCGGAGGTCGAGGCCCGGCTGCGGCTGGCCATGGGCCGCCAGTCGATCGTCGGCGACGACTCCCCCATGGAGATCCGCAACGGCGACCTGTCGGTGGACGAGGCGACGTACTCCGCCAAGCTCAAGGGCCGGGTCCTGGACCTGACCTTCAAGGAGTTCGAGCTGCTGAAGTACCTCGCCCAGCACCCGGGCCGGGTCTTCACCCGCGCCCAGTTGCTCCAGGAGGTCTGGGGCTACGACTACTTCGGCGGCACCCGCACGGTCGACGTGCACGTGCGGCGGCTGCGCGCCAAGCTCGGCCCCGAACACGAGTCGCTGATCGGCACCGTCCGCAACGTCGGCTACCGCTTCGTCACGCCGGAGAAGCCCGAGAAGGGTGAGCGCGGGACCGAGGACGCCAAGGCGAAGGCCGCTGGCAAGGCCCGACCGGAGGCACGACCGGAGGCACGGGCGGACACGGCCGTGGGAGGAAGGTCAACCAAGGTGTGA
- a CDS encoding alpha/beta hydrolase: MSNRPAGHVARSTIRPHPETPRGAPRRTPSRTFLRTSDGVRIDAVYEPGVSGRDACDLVFVVAHGFTGDADRPHVRRIAAAFARYGAVVTFSFRGHGASGGRSTVGDREVLDLAAAVAWARGFGHTRVVTVGFSMGGSVVLRHAALYGEAEAEGGGEGEGDDAGARADAVVSVSSPARWYYRGTAPMRRLHWLVMRPAGRVVGRYGLRTRIHHRDWDPVPLSPVEAAGRIAPTPLLVVHGDRDGYFPLDHPRMLAEAAGDHGELWLEPGMGHAEHASDEDLLRRIGDWAVSRAG, encoded by the coding sequence ATGAGCAACCGACCGGCAGGTCATGTGGCGCGTTCCACCATTCGTCCACATCCCGAGACGCCCCGGGGGGCGCCGCGCCGCACCCCTTCACGCACCTTCCTCCGCACGTCCGACGGGGTGCGGATCGACGCCGTGTACGAGCCGGGCGTGAGCGGTCGCGACGCCTGTGACCTGGTGTTCGTCGTCGCGCACGGCTTCACGGGGGACGCCGACCGGCCGCACGTACGGCGGATCGCGGCGGCGTTCGCGCGCTACGGCGCCGTGGTCACGTTCTCCTTCCGGGGCCACGGCGCGTCCGGGGGACGGTCCACCGTCGGCGACCGCGAGGTCCTCGACCTGGCGGCGGCGGTCGCCTGGGCGCGCGGCTTCGGCCACACGCGCGTGGTGACCGTCGGTTTCTCCATGGGCGGGTCGGTGGTGCTGCGTCATGCCGCGCTGTACGGCGAGGCCGAGGCCGAGGGCGGAGGCGAAGGTGAAGGTGACGACGCAGGCGCCCGCGCGGACGCCGTCGTGTCGGTGAGTTCACCCGCCCGCTGGTACTACCGGGGCACGGCACCCATGCGCCGGCTGCACTGGCTGGTGATGCGGCCCGCGGGCCGCGTGGTCGGCCGTTACGGACTGCGGACCCGTATCCATCACCGGGACTGGGACCCGGTGCCGCTGTCCCCGGTGGAGGCGGCGGGGCGGATCGCGCCGACGCCGCTCCTCGTCGTGCACGGCGACCGGGACGGCTACTTTCCCCTCGACCACCCCCGGATGCTGGCCGAGGCGGCCGGTGACCACGGCGAACTGTGGCTGGAGCCCGGCATGGGCCACGCCGAGCACGCGTCGGACGAGGACCTGCTGCGCCGGATCGGCGACTGGGCGGTGTCCCGGGCGGGCTAG
- a CDS encoding MoaD/ThiS family protein has product MAKVTVRYWAAAKAAAGVAEEPYEAATLADALGAVRERHPGELTRVLLRCSFLVDGDPVGTRGHETVRLADGGTVEVLPPFAGG; this is encoded by the coding sequence ATGGCAAAGGTCACGGTGCGCTACTGGGCCGCCGCGAAGGCCGCGGCAGGGGTGGCCGAGGAGCCGTACGAGGCGGCCACGCTCGCCGACGCGCTCGGGGCGGTGCGCGAGCGGCACCCCGGCGAACTCACGCGCGTGCTGCTGCGCTGCTCGTTCCTCGTCGACGGCGACCCCGTGGGCACGCGCGGGCATGAGACGGTACGGCTGGCCGACGGCGGCACGGTCGAGGTGCTCCCGCCGTTCGCAGGAGGGTGA
- a CDS encoding LmeA family phospholipid-binding protein, which translates to MRALRILLIVVVILGGLFVIADRVAVNFAEDEAAGKLRSTENLSSTPDVSINGFPFLTQVAGGKLDDVEIGIDDYEAATGNGGEKIRIDHLSANMKGVEFAGDFSSATAATATGTATVGYDELMKAAKSEPTDIAPGITAKVVGLSDGGNGKIKVSLQATVFGVEVPEPVEVLSSVTVKDNDVEVVADGLPEIGGKQFAESRIRAITDFQQTIDELPGGIELDRVEAAKDGVEITVKGSNVELAG; encoded by the coding sequence ATGCGAGCACTGCGAATACTGCTGATCGTCGTCGTGATCCTGGGCGGACTCTTCGTGATCGCGGACCGCGTGGCGGTCAACTTCGCGGAGGACGAGGCGGCGGGCAAGCTGCGGAGTACGGAGAACCTGTCCTCGACACCGGACGTCTCCATCAACGGCTTCCCCTTCCTCACCCAGGTCGCCGGCGGCAAGCTGGACGACGTCGAGATCGGCATCGACGACTACGAGGCCGCCACCGGCAACGGCGGCGAGAAAATCCGTATCGACCACCTGAGCGCGAACATGAAGGGCGTCGAGTTCGCGGGCGACTTCAGCTCCGCCACCGCGGCCACCGCCACCGGCACCGCGACCGTCGGTTACGACGAGCTGATGAAGGCCGCCAAGTCCGAGCCCACGGACATCGCACCCGGCATCACCGCCAAGGTCGTCGGCCTCTCCGACGGCGGCAACGGCAAGATCAAGGTGTCGCTCCAGGCCACGGTGTTCGGCGTCGAGGTGCCCGAGCCGGTCGAGGTGCTGAGCTCCGTCACGGTCAAGGACAACGACGTCGAGGTCGTCGCGGACGGACTGCCGGAGATCGGCGGCAAGCAGTTCGCCGAGTCCCGGATCCGGGCCATCACCGACTTCCAGCAGACCATCGACGAGCTGCCGGGCGGCATCGAGCTGGACAGGGTCGAGGCGGCGAAGGACGGCGTCGAGATCACGGTGAAGGGTTCGAACGTCGAGCTGGCCGGGTAG
- a CDS encoding putative leader peptide: MKRQADLTKRRAVDLCRVAAMLCRTF; encoded by the coding sequence ATGAAGCGACAGGCGGATCTCACCAAGCGGCGGGCAGTGGACCTGTGCCGCGTTGCCGCCATGCTCTGTCGCACCTTCTGA
- a CDS encoding sulfurtransferase produces MSRSDVLVDADWLQDHLDDPSIAIVEVDEDTSAYDKNHIKNAIRIDWTQDLQDPVRRDFVDQEGFEKLLSEKGISNDHTVVLYGGNNNWFASYAYWYFKLYGHENVKLLDGGRKKWELDARELVAGDEVPQRAATDYKAKPQNTAIRAFRDDVVAAIGAQNLVDVRSPDEFSGKLLAPAHLPQEQSQRPGHVPSARNIPWSKNANDDGTFKSDDELKQLYTDEQVDLAKDTIAYCRIGERSALTWFVLHELLGVENVKNYDGSWTEYGSLVGVPIELGAAK; encoded by the coding sequence ATGAGCCGCAGCGACGTACTGGTCGACGCCGACTGGCTGCAGGACCACCTGGACGACCCGTCCATCGCGATCGTCGAGGTGGACGAGGACACGTCCGCGTACGACAAGAACCACATCAAGAACGCGATCCGGATCGACTGGACCCAGGACCTCCAGGACCCGGTCCGCCGCGACTTCGTCGACCAGGAGGGCTTCGAGAAGCTCCTGTCGGAGAAGGGCATCTCCAACGACCACACCGTGGTCCTCTACGGCGGCAACAACAACTGGTTCGCGTCCTACGCCTACTGGTACTTCAAGCTGTACGGCCACGAGAACGTCAAGCTCCTCGACGGCGGCCGCAAGAAGTGGGAGCTGGACGCCCGCGAGCTGGTCGCCGGTGACGAGGTGCCCCAGCGCGCCGCCACCGACTACAAGGCGAAGCCGCAGAACACCGCGATCCGCGCGTTCCGCGACGACGTGGTCGCCGCCATCGGCGCGCAGAACCTGGTCGACGTCCGCTCGCCCGACGAGTTCTCCGGCAAGCTGCTCGCCCCGGCCCACCTCCCGCAGGAGCAGTCGCAGCGCCCGGGCCACGTCCCGTCCGCCCGCAACATCCCGTGGTCGAAGAACGCCAACGACGACGGCACCTTCAAGTCGGACGACGAGCTCAAGCAGCTCTACACCGACGAGCAGGTCGACCTGGCCAAGGACACCATCGCCTACTGCCGCATCGGTGAGCGCTCGGCCCTGACCTGGTTCGTCCTGCACGAGCTGCTGGGCGTGGAGAACGTCAAGAACTACGACGGCTCCTGGACCGAGTACGGCTCCCTCGTCGGCGTGCCGATCGAGCTCGGCGCCGCGAAGTAA
- a CDS encoding DUF1416 domain-containing protein, with the protein MCGAKAGGPDASTIKPGETTIQGQVTRDGEPVTGYVRLLDSTGEFTAEVPTSATGQFRFYAAEGTWTVRALVPGASADRRVVAQQGGLAEVAIAV; encoded by the coding sequence ATGTGCGGTGCGAAGGCCGGTGGCCCCGACGCCTCGACGATCAAGCCCGGTGAGACCACGATCCAGGGTCAGGTGACCCGCGACGGCGAGCCGGTGACGGGCTACGTCCGGCTGCTGGACTCCACCGGAGAGTTCACGGCGGAGGTCCCGACCTCCGCGACGGGCCAGTTCCGCTTCTACGCGGCCGAGGGCACCTGGACCGTGCGGGCGCTCGTCCCGGGCGCCAGCGCCGACCGCAGGGTCGTCGCCCAGCAGGGCGGGCTGGCGGAGGTCGCGATCGCCGTCTGA
- a CDS encoding DUF3099 domain-containing protein has translation MYARRRHRYFVMMGICIALFVLAWGVVRLWSVPAAVGMCLVAMVIPPVAAMVANRRGPDDRWWDDPSGDPKSDEWWDELDGRKGRR, from the coding sequence ATGTACGCGCGGCGGCGGCATCGCTACTTCGTGATGATGGGTATCTGCATCGCGCTGTTCGTCCTGGCCTGGGGAGTCGTCCGCCTCTGGTCGGTCCCCGCGGCCGTCGGCATGTGCCTGGTCGCCATGGTCATCCCCCCGGTCGCCGCGATGGTCGCCAACCGCCGTGGCCCCGACGACCGCTGGTGGGACGACCCCTCCGGCGACCCGAAGTCCGACGAGTGGTGGGACGAGCTGGACGGCAGGAAGGGACGCCGCTAG
- a CDS encoding DsrE family protein, producing MAKKLVIKVTAGADAPERCSQAFTVAAVAVASGVDVSLWLTGESAWFAVPGRAAEFELPHAAPLPDLLDSLLAGGRVTLCTQCAARRDLTEKDVIEGVRIAGAQVFVQEALADDTQALVY from the coding sequence ATGGCGAAGAAGCTCGTGATCAAGGTGACGGCGGGGGCGGACGCGCCCGAGCGGTGTTCTCAGGCGTTCACGGTGGCGGCGGTGGCCGTGGCCAGCGGCGTCGACGTGTCGCTGTGGCTGACCGGGGAGTCCGCCTGGTTCGCGGTGCCGGGACGCGCCGCCGAGTTCGAGCTGCCGCACGCCGCGCCGCTGCCCGACCTGCTCGACTCCCTGCTGGCCGGCGGCCGGGTGACGCTGTGCACGCAGTGCGCGGCCCGCCGCGACCTCACCGAGAAGGACGTCATCGAGGGCGTACGGATCGCGGGCGCGCAGGTCTTCGTGCAGGAGGCGCTGGCCGACGACACGCAGGCCCTCGTCTACTGA